From the Alloalcanivorax dieselolei B5 genome, one window contains:
- the thiD gene encoding bifunctional hydroxymethylpyrimidine kinase/phosphomethylpyrimidine kinase, with product MTPLVEQLTLAVYVGASARRPTFSPSAFDDDTMKPNILVIAGHDPSGGAGIHADIEAIHDLGGLASTLITALTVQNSQHVLGFQLTDIDLLERQADALLADYDFQAVKIGMTGSLATVRFIARLLARLPGVPVILDPVLAAESGGSLTRESLGDAMIDELAPLCELLTPNLPEARLLAGDDETPGATSTQSVARCGQRLCQRGARAVLITGTHDDTDQVSNHLFRGTGETQSWHWQRLPHVYHGSGCTLASSIACLRGLGMPLEQAVAEGQAHVDHYLRAAWRPGQGQHVPDRRTP from the coding sequence TTGACGCCCTTGGTTGAACAGCTGACGCTAGCGGTATACGTCGGCGCCTCCGCCCGGCGTCCCACTTTCAGCCCTTCGGCTTTCGACGACGACACCATGAAACCCAATATTCTTGTTATCGCCGGCCACGACCCTTCCGGCGGCGCCGGCATTCACGCTGATATCGAGGCCATCCATGATCTGGGTGGACTGGCCAGCACGCTGATCACCGCACTGACGGTGCAGAACAGCCAGCATGTGCTGGGCTTCCAGTTGACCGACATCGACCTGCTGGAGCGCCAGGCGGACGCCTTGCTCGCCGACTACGATTTCCAGGCGGTGAAGATCGGCATGACCGGATCACTGGCCACGGTCCGCTTCATCGCTCGCCTGCTGGCGCGTTTACCCGGTGTACCGGTGATTCTGGACCCGGTCCTGGCGGCGGAAAGCGGCGGCAGCCTGACCCGGGAATCCCTCGGTGATGCCATGATCGACGAACTGGCGCCGCTGTGCGAACTGCTCACCCCCAATCTGCCCGAGGCCCGGCTGCTGGCCGGAGACGATGAAACCCCGGGCGCGACGAGCACGCAAAGCGTGGCCCGTTGCGGCCAACGCCTGTGCCAGCGTGGCGCCAGAGCGGTGTTGATCACCGGCACCCATGACGACACCGATCAGGTCAGCAATCACCTGTTTCGCGGCACCGGTGAGACGCAAAGCTGGCACTGGCAACGTCTGCCCCACGTCTATCACGGCTCCGGTTGCACCCTGGCGTCCTCCATTGCCTGCCTGCGCGGCCTGGGAATGCCGCTGGAGCAGGCCGTGGCGGAGGGACAGGCCCATGTGGATCACTACCTGCGCGCTGCTTGGCGGCCGGGCCAGGGCCAGCACGTTCCCGACAGGAGGACGCCATGA
- the hemL gene encoding glutamate-1-semialdehyde 2,1-aminomutase, with the protein MSRTQSEQLFRRAQKHIPGGVNSPVRAFNGVGGTPVFFERAEGAYLFDEDDNRYIDYVGSWGPMVLGHNAPAVREAVQQAVARGLSFGAPTEVEVEMADLVCEMVPSMDMVRMVNSGTEATMSAIRLARGHTGRDKIIKFEGCYHGHVDSLLVQAGSGALTLGTPSSPGVPAAVTADTLVLPYNDAAAVAEVFAQQGSDIAAVIVEPVAGNMNCVPPTQGFLDTLRAQCSEHGALLIFDEVMTGFRVALGGAQALYGITPDLTTLGKIIGGGMPVGALGGRREIMESLAPLGPVYQAGTLSGNPVAMAAGLATLQALREPGFHDALEAKARRLTEGLSMAARECGIGFTTNQVGGMFGLFFTEQTRISRFSEVMACDKERFQRFFHAMLDRGIYLAPSAFEAGFVSIAHSDEDIDATIKAAREAFAALL; encoded by the coding sequence ATGAGTCGCACGCAATCCGAACAGCTGTTTCGCCGTGCCCAGAAGCACATTCCCGGTGGCGTCAACTCTCCGGTCCGCGCCTTCAACGGTGTCGGCGGCACCCCGGTGTTCTTCGAGCGGGCGGAGGGCGCATACCTGTTCGACGAGGACGACAACCGCTATATCGACTACGTTGGTTCCTGGGGCCCCATGGTGCTGGGCCACAACGCCCCGGCGGTACGTGAAGCGGTGCAACAGGCGGTGGCTCGCGGGCTGAGCTTCGGCGCCCCCACCGAGGTCGAAGTGGAAATGGCTGATCTGGTCTGCGAGATGGTGCCCTCCATGGACATGGTACGCATGGTCAACTCCGGCACCGAAGCCACCATGTCCGCCATTCGCCTGGCTCGCGGCCACACCGGCCGGGACAAGATCATAAAATTCGAAGGGTGCTACCACGGCCATGTGGACAGTCTGCTGGTACAAGCCGGCTCCGGCGCCCTGACCCTCGGCACGCCCAGTTCCCCCGGCGTGCCGGCGGCGGTCACCGCCGACACCCTGGTACTGCCCTACAACGATGCCGCCGCCGTCGCGGAAGTGTTCGCCCAACAGGGCAGCGATATCGCCGCGGTGATCGTCGAGCCGGTGGCCGGCAATATGAACTGTGTGCCGCCCACCCAGGGCTTCCTGGACACTCTGCGGGCCCAGTGCAGCGAGCATGGCGCACTGTTGATCTTCGACGAAGTCATGACCGGCTTCCGCGTCGCTTTGGGCGGCGCCCAGGCCCTTTATGGTATTACTCCGGATCTGACCACCCTGGGCAAAATCATCGGTGGCGGCATGCCGGTGGGCGCCCTCGGCGGGCGCCGCGAGATCATGGAAAGCCTGGCGCCACTGGGACCGGTCTACCAGGCCGGCACCCTGTCCGGAAACCCGGTGGCAATGGCCGCCGGCCTGGCCACGTTGCAGGCTCTGCGCGAACCGGGCTTTCATGACGCTCTTGAAGCCAAAGCCCGGCGCCTCACTGAAGGGTTGTCGATGGCGGCACGGGAATGCGGAATCGGCTTCACCACCAACCAGGTGGGCGGCATGTTCGGTCTGTTCTTTACCGAGCAGACCCGGATCAGCCGTTTCTCGGAAGTGATGGCCTGCGACAAGGAACGCTTCCAGCGCTTTTTCCATGCCATGCTGGACCGTGGCATCTATCTGGCGCCAAGCGCCTTTGAGGCCGGCTTCGTGTCGATCGCCCACAGCGACGAAGACATCGACGCCACCATCAAGGCCGCCCGCGAAGCGTTCGCGGCGCTGCTGTAG
- the erpA gene encoding iron-sulfur cluster insertion protein ErpA: MSESAPITLTERAAQKVQELRDDEGNPDLKLRVYITGGGCAGFSYGFTFDEQVNDDDTSVDREGVTLLVDAMSIQYLDGSEVDYEKGLMGSRFVVNNPNAATTCGCGSSFSV, translated from the coding sequence ATGAGCGAATCCGCACCTATTACCCTGACCGAGCGCGCGGCTCAGAAAGTCCAGGAGTTGCGTGATGACGAAGGCAATCCCGATCTGAAGCTGCGGGTGTACATCACCGGCGGCGGTTGCGCGGGGTTCTCCTACGGCTTTACTTTCGATGAGCAGGTTAACGACGACGATACCTCGGTGGACCGGGAAGGCGTGACCTTGCTGGTGGATGCCATGAGTATTCAGTACCTGGATGGCTCCGAAGTGGACTATGAGAAGGGGCTGATGGGCTCCCGCTTCGTGGTCAACAATCCCAACGCCGCAACAACCTGCGGTTGCGGCTCCTCCTTCTCTGTGTAA
- the thiE gene encoding thiamine phosphate synthase yields MTFPLHGLYAITDPMLIPDQRLLPTAEAALRGGARLLQYRDKPASAMQRLERAGRLAELCRQYGALFIVNDDPALAQAVNADGVHMGQSDGAVPAARALLGANKIIGVSCHGDLALAAKGAAEGADYLALGRFYPSHTKPEAPPVTLDTLREARDRFAQPLVAIGGITTDNAQPLIDAGANMIALIHGLFATADYGEIEVRARQLSRLFPVH; encoded by the coding sequence ATGACCTTCCCCCTGCATGGCCTCTATGCCATCACCGACCCCATGCTCATCCCGGATCAGCGCCTGCTGCCCACGGCCGAGGCCGCGCTGCGTGGCGGCGCCCGGCTATTGCAATACCGCGACAAGCCCGCCAGCGCCATGCAACGGCTGGAACGAGCCGGCCGCCTGGCCGAACTGTGCCGCCAATACGGCGCGCTGTTCATCGTCAATGACGACCCGGCCCTGGCCCAGGCGGTCAATGCCGATGGCGTGCACATGGGGCAGAGTGACGGCGCCGTGCCCGCCGCCCGGGCCTTGCTCGGTGCCAACAAGATTATTGGCGTCTCCTGCCACGGCGATCTGGCGTTGGCCGCCAAAGGCGCCGCCGAGGGTGCGGATTACCTGGCGCTGGGGCGCTTCTATCCGTCCCACACCAAACCCGAGGCACCGCCGGTAACCCTGGACACCCTGCGGGAAGCCCGTGACCGCTTCGCTCAGCCTCTGGTCGCCATCGGCGGCATCACCACGGATAACGCCCAGCCGCTGATTGACGCCGGCGCCAATATGATCGCACTGATTCACGGGCTGTTCGCCACCGCCGACTACGGTGAGATCGAGGTCCGGGCGCGCCAGCTCTCCCGGTTGTTCCCGGTCCACTGA
- the hemJ gene encoding protoporphyrinogen oxidase HemJ produces the protein MFLWLKAFHLIAVICWFAGIFYLPRLFVYHAMAEDQVSRERFKIMERKLYRGIMNPSMIVTVVLGLWMLISHWDLYKTQGWMHAKLALVVLLIGYHHMCLAHLKKFAADANTKSHRFFRVFNEVPVLLLVGIVILVVVKPF, from the coding sequence ATGTTTTTGTGGCTGAAAGCCTTTCATTTGATTGCGGTCATCTGCTGGTTCGCCGGTATTTTTTACCTGCCACGCCTGTTCGTGTATCACGCCATGGCGGAGGATCAGGTCAGTCGCGAGCGCTTCAAGATCATGGAGCGCAAACTTTACCGGGGCATCATGAATCCGAGCATGATCGTCACCGTGGTGCTGGGCCTGTGGATGCTGATCAGCCACTGGGACCTGTACAAAACCCAGGGCTGGATGCACGCCAAGCTGGCGCTGGTGGTACTGCTGATCGGCTACCATCATATGTGCCTGGCTCACCTGAAGAAGTTCGCCGCCGACGCCAACACCAAAAGCCACCGGTTCTTTCGAGTGTTTAACGAAGTGCCGGTGCTGTTGCTGGTCGGCATCGTGATTCTGGTGGTGGTCAAACCATTCTGA
- a CDS encoding peptidoglycan DD-metalloendopeptidase family protein translates to MIVTLVTLLPESGESRPERPQTLNLNLNAAGDPPVAAKPAPTADTESAPDSDLAAEPAPPEPTPQWETITVAAGDTLGRLLQDRGVTAAQVHRLVTGDKRLQDLKNIRPGQTFEVLLNEQGELQALKYKPSRIQTITATLTGDGTWQASSEQREYQRRVRFADATINSSLFLAGQAAGMSDNLTMQLANIFGWDVDFVLDIRPGDRFRVLFEELYLDGEKVGEGDILAAEFWNRGRHLTAYQYQDEDGAVAYLDAEGNSMRKAFIRTPVAFSRISSGFNPGRRHPVLNTIRAHKGTDYAAPSGTPIKAAGKGKVIFAGVKGGYGNVIIVQHGRRYTTLYAHMRGFAKGIRVGTRVNQGQTIGYVGSSGLATGPHLHYEFRIDGVHRNPQTVPLPKAQGVSPGNKEQYLAQVRRVNSQMTLFAGAATLARSDVR, encoded by the coding sequence TTGATCGTCACACTGGTGACCCTGTTACCAGAATCCGGAGAAAGTCGACCCGAACGCCCGCAGACCCTGAATTTGAACCTCAACGCCGCCGGCGATCCCCCCGTCGCCGCCAAACCGGCTCCGACGGCGGACACCGAATCCGCACCAGACAGCGATCTCGCCGCCGAACCGGCACCTCCCGAACCAACTCCCCAATGGGAGACCATCACCGTGGCCGCGGGCGACACCCTGGGCCGCCTGCTGCAGGACCGCGGCGTTACCGCCGCCCAGGTTCATCGGCTGGTGACCGGCGACAAGCGCCTGCAGGATCTCAAGAATATCCGCCCCGGCCAGACCTTCGAGGTTTTGCTCAACGAGCAGGGCGAACTTCAGGCCCTGAAGTACAAGCCTTCCAGGATCCAGACCATCACCGCCACCCTCACCGGGGACGGCACCTGGCAAGCCAGCAGCGAGCAGCGCGAGTACCAGCGCCGCGTCCGCTTCGCCGACGCCACCATCAACAGTTCGCTGTTCCTGGCCGGCCAGGCCGCTGGCATGAGCGACAATCTGACCATGCAACTGGCCAACATCTTCGGCTGGGATGTGGATTTCGTTCTCGATATCCGGCCCGGAGACCGCTTCCGCGTGCTCTTCGAGGAGCTGTACCTGGACGGCGAGAAAGTCGGCGAAGGGGACATCCTGGCCGCCGAGTTCTGGAACCGGGGCCGTCACTTGACCGCCTATCAGTATCAGGATGAAGACGGCGCCGTGGCGTATCTGGACGCGGAAGGCAACTCCATGCGCAAAGCCTTCATCCGCACCCCGGTGGCGTTTTCCCGCATCAGTTCCGGCTTTAACCCGGGACGCCGCCATCCGGTGCTGAACACCATCCGCGCGCACAAGGGCACCGACTATGCCGCCCCCTCCGGCACGCCGATCAAGGCCGCCGGCAAAGGCAAGGTGATCTTCGCCGGTGTCAAAGGCGGCTATGGCAACGTAATCATCGTCCAACACGGCCGCCGCTACACCACGCTGTACGCCCACATGCGCGGCTTCGCCAAGGGCATTCGCGTGGGCACGCGGGTCAATCAGGGCCAGACCATCGGCTACGTGGGCTCTTCCGGCCTCGCCACCGGCCCGCACCTGCACTACGAATTCCGCATTGATGGCGTGCATCGCAATCCGCAAACCGTCCCACTACCCAAAGCGCAGGGCGTCAGCCCGGGGAACAAGGAGCAGTACCTGGCCCAGGTGCGTCGCGTGAACTCGCAGATGACTCTGTTTGCCGGAGCCGCCACCCTGGCACGCAGCGATGTCCGGTGA
- a CDS encoding phosphatase PAP2 family protein, translating into MMIQRPSFQRMTAADVRAMCWLSRQPRAARWARAARLVSRLGDGPLYVVLVALVWTLLDGIGTVFAQAAAIAYVIEVPAFMLLKNLIRRPRPADSVEALNAFIKPADRFSFPSGHTAAASVMATLICVFFPALVPMAVLFALMVGASRVLLGVHYPTDILAGATLGISSTLSALWILGSV; encoded by the coding sequence ATGATGATTCAGCGACCCAGTTTCCAACGTATGACCGCCGCCGACGTGCGTGCCATGTGCTGGCTGTCCAGACAGCCGCGGGCAGCCCGTTGGGCCCGAGCGGCACGCCTGGTATCCCGCCTTGGTGATGGGCCTCTGTACGTGGTGCTGGTGGCTCTGGTGTGGACGCTGCTGGATGGCATCGGCACGGTGTTCGCGCAGGCGGCGGCGATTGCCTACGTCATTGAGGTGCCGGCGTTCATGTTGCTGAAGAATCTGATTCGCCGTCCGCGTCCGGCGGACAGCGTGGAGGCGCTCAATGCCTTCATCAAACCGGCGGACCGCTTCAGCTTCCCGTCGGGGCATACCGCCGCGGCTTCCGTCATGGCCACCCTGATCTGTGTTTTCTTCCCGGCACTGGTGCCCATGGCCGTGCTGTTCGCTCTTATGGTGGGCGCCTCGCGTGTGCTGCTGGGCGTTCACTACCCCACGGATATCCTCGCCGGCGCCACCCTGGGCATCTCGTCCACGCTGAGCGCGCTTTGGATTCTCGGGAGCGTGTGA
- a CDS encoding bactofilin family protein — protein sequence MLGRDKKGNAQGFRDHTLIAASARILGDVEFTGGLHIQGEVEGNIRAGDEGGQLIIGETGVVRGEIHVPRVTINGRVEGDVSAAEHLELASKASVDGNVYYIMLEMVMGARVNGKLVRMDEERRNLPAPGQKAGEQVEADPAETV from the coding sequence GTGTTGGGTCGAGATAAGAAAGGCAATGCACAAGGCTTTCGCGACCACACCCTGATTGCCGCCAGTGCCCGCATCTTGGGGGATGTGGAATTCACCGGCGGCCTGCATATTCAGGGGGAAGTGGAAGGGAACATTCGTGCCGGCGATGAAGGCGGACAGCTGATCATCGGTGAAACAGGGGTGGTGCGTGGCGAGATTCACGTGCCGCGGGTCACCATCAACGGCCGGGTCGAGGGCGACGTCAGTGCCGCCGAGCATCTGGAACTGGCCAGCAAGGCGTCGGTGGACGGCAATGTCTATTACATCATGCTGGAAATGGTGATGGGCGCCCGGGTCAACGGTAAACTGGTGCGCATGGACGAGGAACGGCGTAATCTGCCGGCCCCCGGGCAGAAAGCCGGAGAACAGGTCGAGGCGGATCCGGCGGAAACCGTCTGA
- a CDS encoding chloride channel protein, translated as MKRGPRSGRLLRYYFFRTRRLTRRQLGTIQDWKLRAVFWIGALLVGLLVVGFAWAVELASETFNRIHAYSPYIPVVMTPLGMMVIIWLMRRMGPEAQGSGIPQVLVVLKQRYHWLRPTFLSLRVIALKFVLTVLGVLCGASIGREGPSVQIGAAMMYSVGQVGRLQQKYVDNALIVAGGAAGVSAAFNAPLAGIVFAIEELSGSFEQRTSGTLILAIILSGVVVLMINGHYSYFGHPQGDLELTANWLAIGVVALICGLLGGLFSRLLISGSRWLTPHAVRHPYRVVFLCGVVLVALGLLTGGATYGSGYEEARSLLDGEHVGDWSFPLAKMGATLVSYFTGLPGGLFSPSLAAGAGIGSALSGWFPESSVIGITVVAMAAFLAGVIQRPITSFVIVMELTGNRHDLLLSLMVGAFLSAAVSKLVWSRPLYDSLAERMANGAGMAAEGRRPAGEDKTA; from the coding sequence GTGAAGAGAGGACCGCGTTCCGGCCGGCTGTTACGTTATTACTTCTTCCGCACGCGGCGCCTTACGCGCAGGCAACTGGGCACCATTCAGGACTGGAAGCTGCGTGCCGTGTTCTGGATCGGTGCCTTGCTGGTCGGGTTGCTGGTGGTGGGGTTCGCCTGGGCGGTGGAACTGGCTTCGGAAACCTTCAACCGCATTCACGCCTATTCGCCTTACATCCCCGTTGTCATGACCCCGCTGGGGATGATGGTGATCATCTGGCTGATGCGCCGCATGGGGCCGGAAGCCCAGGGTAGTGGGATTCCTCAGGTACTGGTGGTGCTGAAGCAACGCTACCATTGGTTGCGCCCGACCTTTCTGTCGCTGCGGGTGATCGCGCTGAAGTTCGTTCTCACCGTGCTCGGGGTGCTGTGTGGCGCCAGTATCGGTCGCGAGGGCCCCAGCGTACAAATTGGCGCGGCGATGATGTATTCGGTGGGCCAGGTCGGACGCCTGCAGCAGAAATACGTGGATAACGCCCTGATCGTCGCCGGGGGCGCGGCCGGGGTGTCGGCGGCGTTCAATGCCCCGCTGGCCGGCATCGTGTTCGCCATTGAGGAACTGTCCGGCTCCTTCGAGCAACGCACCAGCGGCACCCTGATTCTGGCGATCATTCTCTCTGGCGTGGTGGTGCTGATGATCAACGGCCACTACAGCTACTTTGGCCATCCCCAGGGCGATCTGGAGCTGACCGCCAACTGGCTGGCCATCGGCGTGGTGGCGCTCATCTGCGGCTTGCTGGGCGGTCTGTTCAGTCGTCTGCTGATCAGTGGTAGCCGCTGGCTGACGCCACATGCCGTCAGGCACCCGTATCGGGTAGTGTTTCTCTGCGGCGTGGTGCTGGTGGCACTGGGGTTGCTTACCGGCGGCGCCACTTACGGCAGTGGTTACGAGGAGGCGCGCAGCCTGCTGGATGGGGAGCATGTCGGTGACTGGTCCTTCCCGCTGGCGAAAATGGGCGCGACCCTGGTGTCCTATTTCACCGGGCTGCCCGGGGGCTTGTTTTCGCCCAGCCTGGCCGCCGGTGCCGGCATTGGCAGTGCCTTGAGCGGCTGGTTTCCGGAGTCCTCGGTGATCGGCATCACCGTGGTGGCGATGGCGGCGTTTCTGGCCGGCGTGATTCAGCGTCCGATCACCTCCTTCGTGATCGTCATGGAATTGACTGGCAACCGACACGATCTGCTGTTGTCTCTGATGGTGGGCGCTTTTCTGTCCGCCGCGGTATCGAAACTGGTATGGTCGCGTCCATTGTATGATTCCCTGGCGGAGCGCATGGCCAACGGCGCGGGGATGGCGGCCGAGGGGCGGCGCCCCGCGGGTGAGGATAAGACGGCCTGA
- the tyrS gene encoding tyrosine--tRNA ligase has translation MIDVDQQLALIRRGADEIIQEDELRARLESGRPLRVKAGFDPTAPDLHLGHTVLINKLRHFQDLGHQVIFLIGDFTGMIGDPSGKSVTRPPLSREDVLRNAETYKEQVFKILDPEKTEVAFNSSWMSELDAADLIRLASQYTVARMLERDDFDKRYRGNQPIAIHEFLYPLVQGYDSVALRADVELGGTDQKFNLLMGRTLQKGHDQPPQICLTMPLLEGLDGVQKMSKSLGNYVGVTDAPGDMYRKLLSLPDALTWRYYELLSAVSNEDLARLKAEAERLGSPQEAKKAFALEMVTRFHGEEAARAAPSSAGNLTALGDIPENVPEVEVALEEGDEVHIVPLLRLAGLAQNGKAAKDVFGRGAVYVDGQQLTSERSFKRGESAVIQAGKKKIARVKIK, from the coding sequence ATGATTGATGTGGATCAACAGCTGGCACTGATTCGCCGGGGCGCGGATGAGATTATTCAGGAAGACGAATTGCGGGCTCGTCTGGAAAGCGGACGCCCTCTTCGTGTCAAAGCCGGATTTGATCCCACCGCTCCGGATCTGCATCTGGGGCATACCGTTCTGATCAACAAGCTGCGCCACTTTCAGGATCTGGGGCACCAGGTGATCTTCCTGATCGGTGATTTCACCGGCATGATCGGGGATCCGTCTGGAAAGAGCGTCACCCGGCCGCCGCTCAGCCGTGAGGACGTGCTGCGCAATGCGGAGACTTACAAGGAGCAGGTGTTCAAGATCCTGGATCCGGAAAAGACCGAGGTCGCGTTCAACTCTTCCTGGATGAGCGAGCTGGACGCCGCCGACCTGATTCGCCTGGCCAGTCAGTATACGGTGGCGCGGATGCTGGAGCGGGACGATTTCGATAAGCGTTATCGAGGCAATCAGCCCATTGCCATCCACGAGTTCCTCTATCCACTGGTGCAGGGATACGACTCCGTGGCGTTGCGGGCCGATGTCGAATTGGGCGGGACCGACCAGAAATTCAACCTGTTGATGGGACGGACGCTGCAGAAGGGGCACGACCAGCCGCCACAGATCTGCCTGACCATGCCGCTGCTGGAAGGGCTGGACGGGGTGCAGAAGATGTCCAAGTCCCTTGGGAACTATGTTGGTGTCACCGATGCGCCCGGGGATATGTACCGCAAGCTGCTGTCCTTGCCGGACGCGCTGACCTGGCGCTATTACGAGCTGCTCAGTGCCGTATCCAATGAGGATCTGGCCCGGCTGAAGGCGGAAGCCGAGCGCCTGGGCAGTCCCCAGGAGGCGAAAAAGGCGTTCGCCCTGGAGATGGTGACCCGGTTTCATGGCGAGGAGGCGGCGCGGGCAGCGCCGTCCTCCGCCGGCAATCTCACCGCCCTGGGGGACATCCCGGAGAATGTGCCGGAAGTCGAGGTGGCCTTGGAGGAAGGCGATGAAGTGCACATCGTGCCACTGCTTCGTCTCGCCGGGCTGGCTCAGAATGGCAAGGCGGCCAAGGATGTGTTCGGGCGCGGCGCGGTTTACGTGGACGGCCAGCAACTGACCTCGGAACGTAGCTTCAAACGTGGCGAAAGCGCGGTGATTCAGGCCGGCAAGAAGAAGATCGCCCGGGTCAAGATCAAGTGA
- a CDS encoding DUF6776 family protein, which yields MAKWGVKNRLDDVVLVPISPSTQRRRRLLAGLAGSVLCLACLVGGGALVWWYGVPGLSVIAGDSSEGEEDGPARRSLHQVKQELDQARKDLAVYRTEAQVGEQAREQLRQEIRALRDQQAELEQAVSFYKSVMSPSDEDHGLVVQKLELSPAEGERRVRYRLVLVQTGENRDALSGRVSFTLRGSRGGEAFTADAADYLEEHSEDRFQFRYFQELSGIVTVPAELQVSSLEVTATASGRRTAQSEQRLPW from the coding sequence ATGGCGAAGTGGGGCGTGAAAAACCGGTTGGACGATGTGGTGCTGGTGCCGATCAGCCCCTCCACCCAGCGCCGGCGGCGTTTGTTGGCGGGCCTGGCGGGGTCGGTGCTGTGCCTGGCGTGTTTGGTGGGCGGCGGCGCTCTGGTCTGGTGGTATGGTGTGCCGGGGCTGTCGGTGATCGCCGGCGATAGTAGCGAAGGTGAAGAGGACGGTCCTGCCCGGCGCTCTTTGCACCAAGTCAAACAGGAACTGGATCAGGCCCGCAAGGATTTGGCGGTGTACCGCACCGAAGCCCAGGTGGGGGAACAGGCGCGCGAGCAGCTGCGTCAGGAAATCCGGGCCCTGCGCGATCAGCAGGCGGAACTGGAGCAAGCGGTCTCGTTCTACAAGAGTGTGATGTCCCCCAGCGACGAAGATCATGGGCTGGTGGTGCAAAAGCTGGAATTGAGTCCCGCTGAGGGCGAACGGCGGGTGCGTTATCGCCTGGTGCTGGTGCAAACCGGGGAGAACCGGGACGCCCTGTCCGGCCGTGTCAGTTTCACCTTGCGCGGCAGCCGTGGTGGCGAGGCGTTCACTGCCGATGCCGCCGATTACCTGGAAGAGCACAGTGAGGACAGGTTTCAGTTCCGGTATTTTCAGGAGCTTTCGGGTATCGTAACGGTGCCCGCGGAACTGCAGGTGTCATCTCTGGAGGTGACCGCCACGGCATCCGGGCGAAGGACCGCGCAGTCGGAACAACGACTGCCTTGGTGA
- a CDS encoding anhydro-N-acetylmuramic acid kinase — protein sequence MSGDGLYIGLMTGTSVDGIDAVLACIGKRDFQLLAHQGFPLPDTLRDDILKLCRSGPDEIDQAGHVHRQLGEAYARATLALLAQSGHRPEQIHAVGCHGQTVRHRPGELGFSIQLGCPDTLAVRTGIPVVSNFRNKDMVLGGQGAPLVPRFHQRLFGAAAQRVAVVNIGGMANVTLLDEGKLIGGFDTGPGNVLMDLWIQRHQGEPYDRNGAWAAGGTLLPDLLSSLLADPYFRLPPPKSTGREHFNADWLQQRLPADGNARQVQSTLAELTARTIANALNDFAPQRLLVCGGGANNRHLLARLHALLDIPVCSTEDFGLHPDWVEAGAFAWLAWARIEGETGNAPAVTGASRAAVLGQLTLP from the coding sequence ATGTCCGGTGACGGGCTCTACATTGGTCTGATGACCGGCACCAGCGTCGATGGCATCGACGCGGTGCTGGCCTGCATTGGCAAGCGGGATTTCCAACTCCTCGCCCATCAGGGCTTCCCCTTACCCGATACCCTGCGCGATGACATTCTGAAGCTGTGTCGCAGTGGCCCGGACGAGATCGACCAGGCCGGACACGTTCATCGTCAGCTCGGTGAAGCTTACGCCCGCGCCACACTGGCCTTGCTGGCGCAATCCGGTCACCGACCGGAGCAGATCCATGCCGTGGGCTGTCATGGCCAGACCGTTCGCCATCGCCCCGGCGAGCTCGGTTTCAGCATTCAACTGGGCTGCCCGGACACCCTGGCCGTCCGCACCGGCATCCCGGTAGTGAGCAACTTCCGCAATAAAGACATGGTGCTCGGCGGCCAGGGAGCCCCCCTGGTACCCCGCTTCCACCAGCGGCTGTTCGGCGCGGCGGCGCAAAGGGTCGCGGTGGTCAACATTGGCGGCATGGCCAACGTCACTCTACTGGATGAGGGCAAACTGATTGGCGGCTTTGATACCGGCCCCGGCAATGTCCTGATGGACCTCTGGATACAGCGCCATCAGGGCGAGCCCTATGACCGGAACGGCGCCTGGGCCGCTGGCGGCACCCTCTTGCCGGATCTGCTGAGCAGCCTGCTGGCCGATCCCTATTTTCGGTTGCCGCCCCCGAAAAGCACCGGCCGTGAGCATTTCAACGCGGACTGGCTGCAACAGCGACTGCCAGCGGACGGCAATGCGCGGCAGGTGCAAAGCACTCTGGCGGAACTGACCGCCCGCACTATCGCCAACGCCCTTAACGATTTCGCGCCACAACGGCTGCTGGTTTGTGGCGGAGGTGCCAATAACCGGCATTTACTCGCCCGCCTCCATGCCCTGCTCGACATCCCGGTGTGTTCCACCGAGGATTTTGGTCTGCATCCGGACTGGGTGGAAGCCGGCGCTTTTGCCTGGCTGGCCTGGGCCAGGATCGAAGGAGAAACCGGGAATGCGCCGGCGGTCACCGGAGCCAGCCGGGCCGCGGTGCTCGGCCAGCTCACGCTGCCCTGA